The following proteins are co-located in the Vidua macroura isolate BioBank_ID:100142 chromosome 1, ASM2450914v1, whole genome shotgun sequence genome:
- the TMEM42 gene encoding transmembrane protein 42, with product MRTGAGAAAAAAAGGLGAAAAAAAKLALGPGGEAAGGPLPALLRLSCVGLVLVCNAVMWTVFTKALRLSSSSAAASVTTTASNFISSAILGKLLFGETWTPLWWVGLVMTVCGLMLLHTASPQLVQVPVEKKE from the exons atgCGGAcgggggccggggcggcggcggcggcggccgcagGGGGCctgggggcggcggcggccgccgcggcGAAGCTGGCGCTGGGCCCGGGCGGGGAGGCGGCCGGCGGCCCG ctgccagcgTTGCTTCGCCTCAGCTGTGTTGGGCTGGTGTTAGTGTGCAATGCAGTGATGTGGACAGTCTTCACAAAAGCCTTACGactctcctcctcctcggcTGCTGCCTCGGTGACAACGACAGCCTCCAACTTCATCTCTTCG gCTATCCTGGGAAAATTGCTCTTCGGGGAGACGTGGACGCCTCTGTGGTGGGTCGGCCTCGTCATGACAGTCTGTGGGCTTATGCTGCTGCACACTGCTTCACCGCAGCTGGTGCAGGTCCCAGTGGAGAAGAAGGAGTGA